The window GACCTTTGCATGTCCTGGAGTTGTGCCCTTTGTTTCCACACTTACTACAAGTCACACTAACAAACTTTCTTGTTCGTTTCCCACTACCATGTGGACCATGACCATGAATCTCACTGGGACCAACATCTGACCTTTGACTCTTGCTTTGACTTTTCTCCTCCATGGATTGCCTTCTCTTCTTCTTGGGTCTCTCAGGTTGATTACGGTGTAGGGGAGGTGTGATCTGCATTGGACACTCACTTCTAGGCCACAGTGCCCGACCTTTAATTGGTTCCACCTTGTACCTATATGCAGTTTTCCAAGTTTGTAGCCAGTGCACCTTGTGGACATAAGTATGGAGCTCTTGTACACACTCACCATGATCTGCTTTGTTATACAACACAGAAATGACATGTATGCAAGGGATACATGTTAATTCCCATTTCCTGTAGCTGCATACCCTTTCATGCATATCAACAACATGTTGATCATTCCATGGGCCTTTGACTTGGTATTTTTCATCACCACACTATTCTGCAATGTACTGAGTAGCAACTGCTTCATTCTTCTCCATGATCTTTGTTGCTGTTGGGGTGAGTGGGCCTACACACTTTTGTTGCACCTTGAGGACATTGCATATCCTCTTCATCATATACTCCCTAATAAACTCCAAGCACCTAATAATTGGTTTGTCTCTCCCATCAACTAGCTTGCCATTAAACACCTCACAAAGGTTGTTTAACAGCATGTCTGTGGTTGCTCTCCCTATATagaaaagggtaaaagtgtcataATGTTatgtgaagggtaaaatggtaaaagggtaaaagggtcataaTAGCTTACCTGTGAAATGGCTTTTTGCCCAATGTTGTGGTGGTATTGACTTCAACCATTCATATGTTGATTTGTCATATAAACTGAATTGGTGCATGAAATGGTTAAACTCTACCACTGTTGTAGCTGTGGCACAATCCCAAAGGTGATCTTTATATTCCTTAGTTCTCCATTGTTTCTTCATGTTCTCATGTATATGTCTGAGACAGAACCTATGCTCAGCACATGGGAACAGTTGACTAACTGCTTGTAGCAAACCCTAGCAACAAATTACACATGATTAacaaataaacattaaaaataataaataaacaaccATTACCTTTTGTCTGTCACTAACAAAAGTGAAATTAGACATAGCATGTAGATCCAAGTCATCACCAAGACATTCAAGGAACCACTTCCAAGATTCATAGTTTTCAATCTCTACAATGGCATATGCAAGTGGGTATATGCCATTGTTGGAATATAATCCAACTGCGGTTAAGATCTGGCCTGGATAAGGGCCTTTCATATGAGCCCCATCTAGCCCCAAGAAATCTCTTAAACAAGCTTTGAATCCCTTCTTCATCCCCCCTAGACAAACATAGATTCTTTTGAAACATCTTGATGTGCAATTCACCAAATTAGATTCTGAAACATCTCCAAGTTCTAATTTGACTGTGGTATCAGGATTGGTTGACTGCAACTCAAGGATATAGTCTCTCAGAACTTCATATTGTTTTTTGTAATCACCCACTACAATCTTTTTTGCATCTGCTTTAGCtctaaaaactttatggattgagAAGCCCACTCCATACTTCTTCTGTAATTGTTCTTGGAGAGCTTTAACTGGGATAGTAGGGTTGGATTCTACCTGATCCATGATTTGTTTGGACATAAACTTCGTTGTTGCAGCTCTCACCATCCTTGTAttcatacaagtgtgtttgtCTTCATATGTTTTAATGTACCAGCTGCTTGCATCTGTAGACCTCGAGGCATGTAACatccaaggacaagaagaatATGCTTTTTCCTGACTTGTCCCACCTTGTTTGTCCTTTTCTTTACTTTTCCCTTTAATTTTCCCTTTACTTTTTTTAGCTTGGGTAGGTCCACCAACTCCATCATTAGTAAATGCCACAACTCCAATACATATGGCCCTCAATCTGGatttgtcattttttttaaatgcaatATTCTTTTTTGTTTCCAATGCATGCATTTTGATTTTCTCTTTCAACTCCTGCTTACTGTTATACTTTTGACCTATTTTAAAATGACACTTATGAACCTCACCTAATGAACAACTTTTTTCCTTACTTAGTTGTTTCAAAACTGCTCTTCTCTTCCTGTCCTGATCAGAATCCTCATCCATGGAATCAAAAGCATCATTGTCAATGACATCTAACTTATCTGCTTCTTCATCACTCTCATGTTGTCTAGGATTCCTAGCCCTTTTTATCTAAGAACTCTACTTCTGTATCAATGCTCATGTTAAAATCCCTCATATCAACTTCAACATCTTCAATTACATTATCTTCATCCACCCAATAATCACTATCATCACTATCATCTTCCTGCTCTGTTTCACTTTTTTCTTTACTTTCAACCTCACTTACATTTTCTTTTCCACTACTATCCATGTTAGACTGGGGTTGGTTTTCACTTCCATCTTGGACAA of the Lactuca sativa cultivar Salinas chromosome 6, Lsat_Salinas_v11, whole genome shotgun sequence genome contains:
- the LOC128126788 gene encoding protein FAR1-RELATED SEQUENCE 6-like, yielding MDEDSDQDRKRRAVLKQLSKEKSCSLGEVHKCHFKIGQKYNSKQELKEKIKMHALETKKNIAFKKNDKSRLRAICIGVVAFTNDGVGGPTQAKKSKGKIKGKSKEKDKQGGTSQEKAYSSCPWMLHASRSTDASSWYIKTYEDKHTCMNTRMVRAATTKFMSKQIMDQVESNPTIPVKALQEQLQKKYGVGFSIHKVFRAKADAKKIVVGDYKKQYEVLRDYILELQSTNPDTTVKLELGDVSESNLVNCTSRCFKRIYVCLGGMKKGFKACLRDFLGLDGAHMKGPYPGQILTAVGLYSNNGIYPLAYAIVEIENYESWKWFLECLGDDLDLHAMSNFTFVSDRQKGLLQAVSQLFPCAEHRFCLRHIHENMKKQWRTKEYKDHLWDCATATTVVEFNHFMHQFSLYDKSTYEWLKSIPPQHWAKSHFTGRATTDMLLNNLCEVFNGKLVDGRDKPIIRCLEFIREYMMKRICNVLKVQQKCVGPLTPTATKIMEKNEAVATQYIAE